A genomic stretch from Acidobacteriota bacterium includes:
- a CDS encoding LysR family transcriptional regulator, translated as MELRYLEIFCAVVERKSFSRAAERLHLTQPTISFHIKALEEEFSTRLLDRLGRSITPTREGEILYRYAREILSLKEGVRDAMERLRAGVSGKLLVAASTIPGEYLLPGHLARFVAIYPEVFPSLRIGDSGEIHRSVLEGECDLGIIGSPTKDRNLRTRRFLDDELVLVAAPGYEARGTKDLRSLPLLMRETGSGSRAAVEEHLKKRNIPLGELRVVAELGSSQALIRAVREGMGLAFISRLPAAEEIRRKTLKEIKFSGSPVTRSFHIITHRLRHHSPLCATFADFLVSGRAGAR; from the coding sequence GTGGAACTGCGATACCTGGAAATCTTCTGCGCCGTCGTCGAACGGAAAAGCTTCTCGCGGGCGGCCGAGAGGCTGCACCTCACCCAGCCGACGATCAGCTTTCATATCAAAGCCCTGGAGGAAGAATTCTCCACCCGGCTGCTGGACCGTCTCGGCAGGTCCATCACGCCGACCCGGGAGGGGGAGATTCTCTATCGCTACGCCCGGGAAATCCTGAGCCTGAAAGAGGGCGTCCGCGATGCCATGGAACGGCTTCGCGCCGGGGTCAGCGGCAAGCTCCTGGTCGCGGCGAGCACCATCCCCGGGGAATACCTCCTGCCGGGGCACCTCGCGCGTTTCGTCGCGATCTATCCGGAGGTCTTTCCCTCCCTCAGGATCGGGGATTCCGGGGAGATCCACCGGAGCGTGCTCGAGGGGGAATGCGACCTGGGAATCATCGGCTCCCCCACAAAGGACAGGAACCTGCGCACGCGCCGGTTCCTCGACGACGAACTCGTGCTCGTGGCGGCGCCGGGGTACGAGGCGCGGGGAACGAAAGATCTCCGGTCGCTCCCGCTCCTGATGCGCGAGACGGGGTCGGGGTCCAGGGCGGCGGTGGAGGAGCATCTGAAGAAGAGGAATATTCCCCTGGGCGAGCTGCGTGTCGTGGCCGAGTTGGGCTCCTCCCAGGCACTCATCCGCGCGGTCCGGGAGGGGATGGGACTGGCCTTCATCTCCAGGCTCCCGGCCGCCGAGGAAATCAGGCGCAAGACCCTGAAGGAGATCAAATTCAGCGGATCGCCCGTCACCCGTTCCTTCCATATCATCACCCACCGCCTTCGGCACCACTCCCCCCTGTGCGCGACCTTCGCCGATTTTCTCGTGTCCGGGCGGGCGGGCGCCCGATAG
- a CDS encoding ABC transporter substrate-binding protein: protein MTHQPLLGRRKFLAAAAGAAAGAAVPPITAAGERFRRSTLQVWSCGGLAEAFIPAHARYKGLTGVEAAYTGAFAAALGKSLLGGASTEVFAGRVLALSQKLRETGNMIYFRPLCFTRYVLVTPRGNPAGISDIHDLARPAVRVILAPEASPPGGEAVSGLLKRAGVFEGAMQNAVIKGSCVQRTMEDLVKGKGDVSVVELRLTRMPPFRGKAEVLPIPEEFFPPGPLTFTIGVMKDARDRKLADHYLDFILSDEGQGFFAAAGFIPARSVEGERLVEKLGVKDA from the coding sequence ATGACTCATCAGCCCCTCCTGGGGCGCAGGAAGTTCCTGGCGGCCGCCGCCGGGGCGGCCGCGGGCGCCGCCGTGCCGCCCATAACGGCCGCCGGGGAGCGCTTTCGCCGGAGCACGCTCCAGGTCTGGTCCTGCGGCGGGCTGGCGGAGGCTTTCATCCCGGCCCACGCCCGGTACAAGGGGCTCACGGGAGTGGAGGCGGCCTATACCGGGGCTTTCGCCGCGGCCCTGGGGAAATCGCTGCTGGGAGGGGCGAGCACCGAGGTCTTTGCCGGCAGGGTGCTCGCCCTGAGCCAAAAGCTGCGGGAAACCGGCAACATGATCTATTTCCGGCCCCTCTGCTTCACCCGATATGTCCTGGTGACCCCCCGGGGCAACCCGGCGGGGATTTCGGATATTCACGATCTCGCCAGGCCCGCAGTCAGGGTCATCCTGGCTCCGGAGGCCTCCCCCCCGGGAGGGGAGGCGGTCAGCGGGCTGCTGAAAAGGGCGGGTGTTTTCGAGGGTGCCATGCAGAACGCCGTCATCAAGGGGAGCTGCGTGCAGCGGACCATGGAAGACCTCGTGAAGGGGAAGGGGGACGTGTCGGTGGTCGAACTCCGGCTCACGCGGATGCCGCCATTCAGGGGCAAGGCGGAGGTCCTTCCCATCCCCGAGGAGTTTTTCCCGCCGGGTCCCCTCACCTTCACCATCGGCGTCATGAAGGACGCCCGGGACCGGAAACTGGCCGACCACTATCTCGATTTCATCCTCTCCGACGAGGGACAGGGGTTTTTCGCGGCCGCCGGGTTCATCCCGGCCCGGTCGGTCGAGGGGGAGCGGCTGGTGGAAAAACTGGGGGTGAAGGATGCCTAG
- a CDS encoding DUF169 domain-containing protein, which yields MKPLQTDLSIYGKFRFEHSPVAVKFQHFQPENVRPLAPEKTLSLCEMVREAGRAPEPFYFGPGHEETCVGRILLGMQAMEPFAESGQIGEHLGVFEEARANYALYRHVPRFDRGVVRYVVFSRLDRAGFEPDVTVFAADPPQAEILLRAMTYSTGEPYASRVTPVMGCAWALIYPFQRGRVNYFLPEFVHGMKGRELFPADTVLVTIPHQWLPTVTANLGSMTWHLPSHRSRDAYLEEFGGILSNLSRRAGGA from the coding sequence ATGAAGCCGCTGCAGACCGACCTGTCCATTTACGGGAAGTTTCGTTTCGAACATTCCCCGGTGGCCGTCAAGTTCCAGCATTTCCAGCCGGAAAACGTGCGTCCGCTGGCGCCCGAAAAAACCCTCTCGCTGTGCGAGATGGTGCGGGAGGCCGGGCGGGCGCCGGAGCCGTTCTATTTCGGCCCCGGGCACGAGGAAACGTGCGTGGGGAGGATCCTGCTGGGGATGCAGGCGATGGAGCCGTTCGCAGAAAGCGGGCAGATCGGGGAGCACCTCGGGGTGTTCGAGGAGGCGCGGGCCAATTACGCCCTGTACCGGCACGTGCCGCGGTTCGACCGGGGCGTCGTCCGTTACGTGGTCTTCTCCCGCCTGGACCGGGCCGGTTTCGAACCCGACGTCACGGTCTTCGCCGCGGACCCCCCCCAGGCCGAAATCCTCTTGCGCGCCATGACCTACTCCACCGGGGAGCCCTACGCTTCCCGCGTCACCCCGGTCATGGGGTGCGCGTGGGCCCTCATCTATCCGTTCCAGCGCGGCAGGGTGAATTACTTCCTCCCCGAATTCGTGCACGGGATGAAGGGGCGCGAACTGTTTCCCGCGGATACGGTCCTGGTGACGATCCCCCACCAGTGGCTCCCGACGGTCACCGCCAACCTCGGCAGCATGACGTGGCACCTCCCCTCGCACCGGAGCAGGGACGCCTACCTGGAGGAGTTCGGGGGCATCCTGTCCAACCTGTCGCGCCGGGCGGGCGGGGCCTGA
- a CDS encoding metallophosphoesterase family protein: protein MERRLRIGVISDTHGVLRPEALEALAGVAHIIHAGDIGAPEVLEGLGKIAPVTAVRGNVDRGAWARPLPETALVEVAGNCLYVLHDLSRLDVHPRAADLAAVIHGHSHVAGADKRDGVLYFNPGSAGPLRFNRSATLGILEFGELGIRESFLSL, encoded by the coding sequence ATGGAGCGCCGCCTCAGGATCGGGGTCATTTCGGACACGCACGGGGTGCTCCGGCCGGAGGCGCTGGAGGCGCTCGCGGGCGTCGCCCACATCATCCACGCCGGAGACATCGGCGCTCCGGAGGTGCTGGAGGGGCTCGGGAAGATCGCCCCCGTGACGGCCGTCCGCGGCAACGTGGACCGGGGGGCGTGGGCGCGCCCCCTGCCCGAGACCGCCCTCGTGGAGGTCGCCGGGAATTGCCTCTACGTCCTCCACGACCTTTCCCGCCTCGACGTGCACCCCCGCGCCGCCGACCTGGCGGCCGTGATCCACGGGCACTCCCACGTGGCGGGCGCCGACAAACGCGACGGCGTGCTCTACTTCAATCCCGGGAGCGCCGGCCCGCTGAGGTTCAACCGATCGGCCACGCTCGGGATCCTGGAGTTCGGAGAGCTCGGGATCAGGGAAAGCTTCCTGTCGCTCTAG
- a CDS encoding PilZ domain-containing protein, whose protein sequence is MDQRFGEIVEKIDGHLGQHPNISIRLLAGKLGLAPGRIEEALAAVEGISFEQFREAKRLERAFEQLGALSPAANGPYDVVRARRRLAIPRATVRYGFPSFYRRRIGYSHPCPMVDLSRDGMALLADSAESPGRRVALLLKFPGVEHEACLEGRVVYAVATGIAGYRYRVGIRFLPFVAGKGGNDLRVLEILEEIERQYAPRTGGARATGSFP, encoded by the coding sequence ATGGATCAGCGTTTCGGAGAGATCGTAGAGAAAATCGACGGGCACCTCGGCCAGCACCCCAATATCTCCATACGGCTGCTGGCCGGGAAACTGGGCCTCGCCCCCGGGCGGATCGAGGAGGCGCTCGCCGCGGTCGAGGGGATCTCTTTCGAGCAGTTCCGGGAGGCGAAACGCCTCGAGCGGGCGTTCGAGCAGCTCGGCGCGCTGAGTCCCGCGGCTAACGGTCCCTACGATGTCGTCCGTGCGCGCCGCCGCCTGGCCATTCCCCGGGCCACGGTCCGTTACGGCTTCCCCTCTTTCTACCGGCGCCGCATCGGATATTCGCACCCCTGCCCGATGGTCGATCTGAGCCGTGACGGGATGGCCCTGCTGGCCGACAGCGCGGAAAGCCCCGGCCGGCGGGTGGCGCTCCTGCTGAAATTTCCGGGCGTGGAGCACGAGGCCTGCCTCGAGGGGCGGGTCGTCTACGCCGTGGCGACCGGGATCGCCGGGTACCGCTATCGCGTCGGCATCCGGTTTCTCCCTTTCGTGGCCGGCAAGGGGGGAAACGACCTCCGGGTGCTGGAGATCCTCGAGGAGATCGAGCGGCAATACGCCCCTCGGACGGGGGGGGCTAGAGCGACAGGAAGCTTTCCCTGA
- a CDS encoding 3-isopropylmalate dehydratase small subunit, whose translation MIIKGRIHKFGDDVNTDEIIPARYLNTSDPKELAAHVMEDADPAFPARVKPGDIIVAGKNFGCGSSREHAPIAIKAAGVACVVAESFARIFYRNAFNIGLTIMECAVAAEAENGHVLRVDAASGKITNLDLGREYAAKPIPAFMQELIAAGGLMEYVRKGMMK comes from the coding sequence GTGATCATCAAGGGCAGAATTCACAAATTCGGAGACGACGTCAACACGGACGAGATCATTCCCGCGCGCTACCTGAACACGAGCGATCCCAAGGAACTGGCGGCCCACGTCATGGAGGACGCGGACCCCGCGTTTCCGGCCCGGGTAAAACCGGGGGACATCATCGTGGCCGGCAAGAACTTCGGGTGCGGGTCCTCGCGCGAGCACGCGCCGATCGCCATCAAGGCCGCCGGCGTGGCGTGCGTGGTGGCGGAAAGCTTCGCCCGCATCTTTTACCGCAACGCCTTCAACATCGGGCTGACCATCATGGAATGCGCCGTCGCGGCCGAGGCCGAAAACGGCCACGTCCTCAGGGTGGACGCCGCGAGCGGGAAGATCACCAACCTCGACCTCGGGCGCGAATACGCCGCCAAACCGATCCCCGCCTTCATGCAGGAACTGATCGCGGCGGGGGGCCTCATGGAGTACGTGCGCAAGGGGATGATGAAATAG
- the leuC gene encoding 3-isopropylmalate dehydratase large subunit, which translates to MTLGEKILARAAGVKSVSPGDIVLARLDLCLGNDITAPLAIQAFYQNGGTKVFHRGKVVLVPDHFTPNKDIQSAEQARILREFAREQKLVYYWDQGEVGVEHALLPEQGVVVPGDLMIGADSHTCTYGALGAFSTGVGSTDLGAAMLTGKAWFKVPPTIKLIFKGRLPADVTGKDLILTAIGRLGVEGANYRALEITGPVIDRLSMEGRLTMSNMAIEAGAKTGIIPPDDTTRAYVEKRAQRKPRYYQSDPGAEYERVEVFDVTGMEPVVALPHLPSNVVPVSRARNVVIDQAVIGSCTNGRIEDLRQAAKLLKGKRVSPRVRTLIMPATPLVFRQALEEGLMDIFMAAGCVISPPTCGPCLGGHMGILAKGEKAVATTNRNFVGRMGHTASEVYLASPAVAAASAIKGRLALPKEVRGSNWKVGVKK; encoded by the coding sequence ATGACCCTGGGGGAAAAGATCCTGGCGCGCGCGGCGGGCGTCAAAAGCGTGAGCCCGGGCGACATCGTCCTGGCCAGGCTCGACCTCTGCCTCGGCAACGACATCACCGCGCCCCTGGCCATCCAGGCCTTTTATCAGAACGGCGGCACGAAGGTGTTCCACCGCGGAAAGGTGGTCCTGGTTCCCGATCATTTCACCCCCAACAAGGATATCCAGTCGGCCGAACAGGCCAGGATCCTGCGTGAATTTGCGCGGGAGCAGAAACTCGTCTATTACTGGGACCAGGGGGAGGTCGGGGTCGAACACGCGCTTCTGCCCGAACAGGGGGTCGTCGTGCCGGGCGACCTGATGATCGGGGCCGACTCGCATACCTGCACCTACGGGGCGCTCGGCGCCTTCTCCACCGGGGTGGGCTCGACCGACCTGGGCGCGGCGATGCTGACCGGGAAGGCCTGGTTCAAGGTTCCGCCGACCATCAAACTGATCTTCAAGGGACGCCTCCCCGCCGACGTGACCGGCAAGGACCTGATCCTGACCGCGATCGGGCGCCTGGGGGTGGAAGGGGCCAACTACCGGGCCCTGGAGATTACGGGGCCGGTGATCGACCGCCTGTCGATGGAGGGGAGGCTGACCATGAGCAACATGGCCATCGAGGCGGGCGCCAAGACCGGCATCATCCCTCCCGACGACACCACCCGCGCCTATGTCGAAAAGCGGGCGCAGCGCAAGCCGCGCTACTACCAGTCGGACCCCGGCGCGGAGTACGAGCGGGTCGAGGTGTTCGACGTCACCGGCATGGAGCCGGTCGTTGCCCTGCCCCACCTCCCCTCGAACGTCGTACCGGTATCCAGGGCCAGAAACGTCGTCATCGACCAGGCCGTCATCGGGTCGTGCACCAACGGCCGGATCGAGGACCTGCGCCAGGCGGCGAAGCTGCTGAAGGGCAAAAGGGTGAGCCCCAGGGTGCGGACCCTCATCATGCCCGCCACCCCCCTCGTCTTCCGGCAGGCGCTCGAGGAGGGGCTGATGGACATCTTCATGGCGGCCGGGTGCGTCATCTCCCCCCCGACCTGCGGGCCCTGCCTGGGCGGCCACATGGGCATCCTGGCGAAGGGGGAAAAGGCCGTGGCCACGACCAACCGCAACTTCGTGGGGCGCATGGGGCACACCGCGAGCGAGGTCTACCTCGCCTCGCCCGCCGTCGCCGCCGCGTCGGCGATCAAAGGGCGCCTGGCGCTGCCGAAAGAGGTCCGGGGGAGCAACTGGAAAGTGGGGGTGAAAAAGTGA
- a CDS encoding 4Fe-4S binding protein: MPRAFTPAAGLKGFRRLAQLGFLAVLGQWSFYGIFRCPFIIPYVSCQNCPVITCHGRLLPMFWGFWILLPLSVVAFGRAFCGWACPGGLVSQLLGRAAPLKTRTRNAFLRILPRAKYLGLAAALGSWWFLGQSRENVPIRTGEFFSAVALTFEHANPAWLFRTFFVLAFLALGLVLAGAWCRFACPTGGLLELLKPFAMLGVFKDEKCDDCDLCLKGCEMGTRPAEANCTSCGDCLNACPQDAIHFGHPRRNS; encoded by the coding sequence ATGCCTAGGGCCTTCACGCCCGCGGCCGGGCTCAAGGGATTTCGCCGCCTGGCCCAGCTGGGCTTTCTCGCGGTGCTGGGCCAATGGTCCTTTTACGGCATCTTCCGCTGCCCCTTCATCATCCCCTACGTGAGCTGCCAGAACTGCCCGGTGATCACGTGCCACGGGAGGCTGCTCCCGATGTTCTGGGGCTTCTGGATCCTGCTCCCGCTCTCCGTCGTCGCCTTCGGCCGGGCGTTCTGCGGCTGGGCCTGCCCCGGCGGATTGGTCAGCCAGCTGCTGGGCCGGGCGGCGCCCCTGAAGACGCGGACGCGAAACGCGTTTCTGCGGATCCTTCCCCGGGCCAAATACCTCGGCCTGGCCGCCGCCCTCGGCTCGTGGTGGTTTCTGGGGCAGTCCCGGGAAAACGTCCCGATCCGGACGGGGGAGTTTTTTTCGGCCGTCGCCCTGACTTTCGAGCACGCCAACCCGGCCTGGCTGTTCCGGACCTTCTTCGTCCTGGCGTTTCTCGCCCTGGGGCTCGTGCTGGCCGGCGCCTGGTGCCGCTTCGCCTGTCCCACGGGCGGGCTGCTGGAGCTCCTCAAGCCGTTCGCGATGCTGGGGGTGTTCAAGGATGAAAAATGCGATGACTGCGACCTGTGCCTGAAGGGGTGTGAAATGGGGACGCGCCCGGCCGAGGCCAACTGCACGAGCTGCGGCGACTGCCTGAACGCCTGCCCGCAGGACGCCATTCATTTCGGACATCCGCGGAGGAATTCCTGA
- a CDS encoding SDR family oxidoreductase has product MVIKTTPIASMKDAFSVKGLNVIVTGGNRGIGLGISRAYAESGANVALLCRSRESGDRAAADLRQYGTDCFCVPCDVGDLPGVKGAVAEVFRRFPAVDVLVNNAGVSTVGDFLEDRDLEEWRRVINTNLNGPAYVIYEVAPHMIRAGRGGSIINISSVGGQALGGAKTHPMPPYHASKAALDMFTRNMALDFGDHGIRVNAVAPGPTHSDLDKDLPPDALEKFENHMPMHRFAEPIEIGALCVFLSSPAGNQITGTVIVHDGGILLVG; this is encoded by the coding sequence ATGGTGATCAAAACGACCCCCATCGCGAGCATGAAGGACGCCTTTTCGGTAAAGGGCCTCAACGTCATCGTCACCGGCGGCAACCGGGGCATCGGGCTGGGAATCAGCCGGGCCTACGCCGAAAGCGGGGCCAACGTGGCCCTCCTCTGCCGCAGCCGCGAAAGCGGGGACCGGGCCGCCGCGGACCTCCGGCAATACGGGACCGACTGCTTCTGCGTCCCCTGCGACGTGGGCGACCTCCCGGGCGTGAAGGGGGCCGTGGCCGAGGTCTTCCGGCGCTTTCCCGCCGTCGACGTGCTGGTCAACAACGCCGGGGTCTCCACCGTCGGTGATTTCCTCGAGGACAGGGACCTGGAGGAATGGCGCCGCGTCATCAACACCAACCTCAACGGCCCCGCCTACGTGATCTACGAGGTGGCGCCGCACATGATCCGCGCGGGGCGGGGGGGGAGCATCATCAACATCTCCTCGGTGGGGGGGCAGGCCCTCGGCGGGGCCAAGACCCACCCGATGCCCCCCTACCACGCCTCCAAGGCGGCCCTCGACATGTTCACGCGCAACATGGCCCTCGACTTCGGCGACCACGGCATCCGGGTCAACGCCGTCGCCCCCGGCCCGACCCACTCCGACCTGGACAAGGACCTCCCCCCGGACGCCCTGGAAAAGTTCGAAAACCACATGCCGATGCACCGTTTCGCCGAACCGATCGAGATCGGCGCTCTCTGCGTCTTCCTCTCCTCCCCGGCGGGGAACCAGATCACCGGCACCGTCATCGTGCACGACGGCGGCATCCTGCTCGTAGGTTAG
- the asd gene encoding aspartate-semialdehyde dehydrogenase, producing MRVGFIGWRGMVGSVLMERMRATEGFSGLESSFFSTSDIGGRGPDAGKGETVLEDAYDMGALGRLDAVVTCQGGEYTSAVYKQLRASGWRGYWIDAASTLRMADDARIVLDPVNRPVIDKALAAGIRTYVGGNCTVSLMLMALDGLFRADLVEWVSTMTYQAASGAGAANMQELVAQMAAIATGVRPVLEDPSATALDLDRAVTGVLRSGDLPVRQFGAPLAASLIPWIDRAVERGQTREEWKGMAETNRILGTEREIPVDGACVRVGAMRCHSQGFTIRLKKDVPLDEIEDRIARANDWVTVVPNTKEDTLRRLSPAAVSGTLEVPVGRLRKMTMGDRFLTAFSVGDQLLWGAAEPLHRMLAILRGHLGR from the coding sequence GTGAGAGTCGGATTCATCGGATGGCGGGGCATGGTCGGGTCGGTTCTCATGGAGCGCATGCGCGCCACCGAGGGGTTTTCCGGCCTCGAATCCAGTTTCTTCTCCACCTCCGACATCGGCGGCCGCGGCCCCGATGCCGGGAAGGGGGAAACGGTCCTGGAAGACGCTTACGACATGGGCGCCCTCGGGCGGCTCGATGCCGTCGTCACCTGCCAGGGGGGGGAGTACACCTCCGCCGTCTATAAACAGCTGCGCGCCTCCGGATGGCGCGGTTACTGGATCGACGCGGCGTCGACCTTGCGCATGGCCGACGACGCGCGCATCGTCCTGGACCCGGTCAACCGCCCGGTGATCGACAAGGCCCTGGCCGCCGGAATCCGGACCTACGTCGGGGGCAACTGCACGGTCAGCCTGATGCTGATGGCGCTCGACGGCCTCTTCAGGGCCGACCTGGTGGAGTGGGTGTCGACGATGACCTACCAGGCCGCCTCGGGGGCAGGAGCCGCGAATATGCAGGAACTGGTCGCGCAGATGGCGGCGATCGCGACCGGGGTCCGGCCGGTGCTCGAGGACCCTTCGGCCACGGCGCTCGATCTCGACCGCGCCGTGACCGGCGTCCTCCGGTCCGGCGACCTGCCGGTCAGGCAGTTCGGCGCGCCGCTCGCCGCCAGCCTCATCCCGTGGATCGACCGCGCCGTGGAGCGGGGCCAGACGCGCGAAGAGTGGAAGGGGATGGCCGAAACCAACCGGATCCTCGGCACGGAGAGGGAGATCCCGGTGGACGGCGCCTGCGTCCGGGTGGGCGCCATGCGCTGCCACTCCCAGGGGTTCACCATCAGGCTGAAAAAGGACGTCCCGCTCGACGAGATCGAGGACAGGATCGCGCGCGCCAACGACTGGGTCACCGTGGTCCCCAACACGAAGGAAGACACCCTCCGGCGCCTCAGCCCGGCGGCGGTCTCGGGCACCCTCGAGGTGCCGGTGGGACGCCTCCGCAAGATGACGATGGGGGACCGATTTCTCACCGCCTTCTCCGTGGGGGACCAGCTCCTGTGGGGAGCGGCGGAACCCCTGCACAGGATGCTGGCCATCCTGCGCGGACACCTCGGGCGTTGA
- a CDS encoding radical SAM protein, with the protein MSSAMPHPGWEQHPCFSSGARSRFGRIHLPVAPGCNIECAYCRREYDCAHENRPGVTSRVIGPGEALERLERALVDMPGIAVAAVAGPGDPFCEPERTLETFERIRARNGKIALCVSSNGLNVKDHIPRLKELGVGFVTITVNAIDSAVGARLHLRAALGGREYLGLEAAALLLSRQLEAVALLKEAGMAVKVNCVVVPGINEDHAVFVAARMGRMGVDLLNFLPLLPVAGTALEGCSPPGEAVMGRLRHRAGRHVPQMRHCTRCRADAAGML; encoded by the coding sequence ATGTCTTCCGCCATGCCGCACCCGGGATGGGAACAGCACCCCTGTTTCTCGAGCGGAGCCCGAAGCCGGTTCGGGCGCATCCACCTGCCGGTGGCCCCGGGGTGCAATATCGAATGCGCCTACTGCCGGAGGGAGTACGACTGCGCCCACGAAAACCGTCCCGGGGTCACGAGCCGGGTGATCGGGCCCGGGGAGGCGCTCGAGAGGCTGGAAAGGGCCCTCGTGGACATGCCCGGCATCGCGGTAGCCGCGGTGGCGGGGCCCGGAGATCCCTTCTGTGAGCCGGAGCGGACGCTGGAGACGTTCGAACGGATCCGGGCGAGGAATGGGAAGATCGCCCTGTGCGTCTCGTCCAACGGATTGAACGTGAAGGACCACATCCCGCGCCTGAAGGAACTGGGGGTGGGTTTCGTGACGATCACGGTCAACGCCATCGACAGCGCGGTCGGCGCCCGGCTGCACCTTCGGGCGGCGCTGGGGGGGAGGGAATACCTGGGGCTCGAGGCGGCCGCACTGCTCCTGTCGCGGCAACTGGAGGCCGTGGCTCTCCTGAAGGAGGCGGGGATGGCCGTGAAGGTCAACTGCGTCGTCGTGCCGGGGATCAACGAGGACCACGCGGTGTTCGTGGCCGCAAGGATGGGGCGGATGGGGGTCGACCTCCTGAATTTCCTGCCTCTCCTTCCCGTCGCCGGCACGGCCCTGGAAGGTTGCTCCCCTCCCGGGGAAGCGGTCATGGGGAGGCTGCGGCATCGGGCCGGAAGGCACGTACCGCAGATGCGACACTGCACCCGCTGCCGTGCCGATGCCGCGGGAATGCTCTGA